The sequence below is a genomic window from Desulfuribacillus alkaliarsenatis.
CAAAAAGGCTCTAAGGATACAGCCTTGCATGTGAAATGAGAATCCTAAAAAGTCTCAACCAGCCTAAACATATACACTTAAAGCAATGGGTTACTGTCTCGGTTATGGGAATCTAGTCAAAATGACTTCCCTGTCGGCGCGCACATTTATGCCCACATACAATAGCAGTATATATTCAAGATTGGCCGAGACTCAATAGAAAATAACGACTACAACTACATCTTACAAGTCGGCTTGCCCGAGGCTAAGATAAGAGCTATCTAACCCTCGGTCTGCGCCTGTAAGGCTCAGTGGCGTCGGTGATGCAAACCGTTAGACGTCATACACAAAGATTTTAAAAAATGATAATAAAAATACTCTGAATGTGATATAATAAAAGTAAGGAATGTAAGGAATAGGCGAGGAGGCAAAACAATGGAAATTGCTAAAATAACATCAAAAGGTCAAATTACAATACCTATAGAAATAAGAAAAAAGTTGCGACTAAAAGAAGGGGATAAAGTACTGTTTATTGATGAAGGAGATAAGATTGTATTTGCAAATGCGTCAATATCAGCACTAGAGAAGATACAGATGGAAATGATAGGTGAAGCAGAAAAAGTAGGAGTTTCAACCGAGGATGATGTTATAGACTTAGTAAAAGACTTACGATCAGAAAAAAGGAAAATATGATATGAGAGTCTTGGTAGATACAAACGTGATAATTTCAGCCATATTATTTCCAAAATCATTACCATCAGATGTAATAAAGGAATTAGCAATAAACCATGATATAATCCTGTGCACACACATAATTGAAGAGCTGCAGGAAATATTTGATAGAAAATTTCCAAACAAGAAGCAAATGATAGAAGAATTTCTTTCGGAACTGACGTATGAGTTAATATATACTCCAAGTATTATTAATAAAGATAAGTATCCATTCATACGAGATGACAAAGATTTGCCAATTTTGGTGTCAGCTATAAATGGTATGTGTGATGTAATTATTACTGGAGATAAAGATTTTTTAGAAATGGAAATAGATAATCCTAAAATTATGACAGCTAGATTGTTCATGGAAACAGTAAATTAATCCATGTACGACAGTCTAACAACGTATCTACGAATCGGAAAGAACCCTCGGTTGTCCGAAGAAAATGCAAAGAAGTTAATACAGACAACACATGACCCAGCCTAACATAAGAGCTATGTAAGGCTGGGTCATGTCGGTGATGCAAACCGTTTCTAGCATACTCGAAAACTAAAAACAGAAAGTCAGTGAAAACATGAAAAAGACAAAAAAATCAAACACACCAAGACATAAAAGACTAAATAGAAAAAGCAGGCTACAAGCAGCTAAAACATGGATAACTAAGTATAATGGGAAGAATTTAGTGCGTGGATATAGTAAACATTTTGCAGTTGATTTGTTATGTGCTGCCAAGGAATTAGAATTACTAGGATACGAAGTAAAAAAAGAATACATAGAAAAGTTAAAGATCGATTTAGAATATAGAGTTAAGAAAAAACAAGAAAGAAAAAATAGAATGCTAGAAAATCAAGAAGCAGATTATATTTTTGATGGTTTATTAGAAAAAGATTATTACCACGATAATGAACAAGGTGAAACAGATTACGATTTTGTATGCATATTCGATGATGGCGAGTCCACCAGATAACACTATGTATTCGCAAGGGTGCGGAAGCGATTTGATACATGGAGTAATGCAAAGATGCATAGGCACGAAGCAACTGTCGCACCACATCTCCGAGCCTAACCGGAGTCGGCTTGCCTGAGGCTAAGATAGGAGTTATCTAACCCTCGGTCTACGCCTGTAAGGCTCAGTGACGTCAGGACTGCAAACCGTTATGCAAAAGCTCACCGATACAATACCAATATAAGACAATGTGTTATAATAATAGACAAGCAGCTAGTAATGGAATATTAATCGGAGGTGCTTCAGATGGACTGGGAAAGCATTAGACAACAATACCCAAATAAGTGGGTTTTGTTAGAGGCCATTGATGCCCACTCTACAGATGGCAGAAGAATAATTAACAAAAGCTCAGTAGTTAATTACTTTAATGACAGTAAAGAAGCATTAACAGAATACAAAGAGCTTCATA
It includes:
- a CDS encoding AbrB/MazE/SpoVT family DNA-binding domain-containing protein; translated protein: MEIAKITSKGQITIPIEIRKKLRLKEGDKVLFIDEGDKIVFANASISALEKIQMEMIGEAEKVGVSTEDDVIDLVKDLRSEKRKI
- a CDS encoding putative toxin-antitoxin system toxin component, PIN family; protein product: MRVLVDTNVIISAILFPKSLPSDVIKELAINHDIILCTHIIEELQEIFDRKFPNKKQMIEEFLSELTYELIYTPSIINKDKYPFIRDDKDLPILVSAINGMCDVIITGDKDFLEMEIDNPKIMTARLFMETVN